In Lentimicrobiaceae bacterium, the following proteins share a genomic window:
- a CDS encoding exonuclease SbcCD subunit D C-terminal domain-containing protein, with protein sequence MKLLHTSDWHLGRTLYSKKERHDEHAAFLEWLVGTIEGQKIDLLIVAGDVFNTPSPSSASQKMYYEFLVKATQIGCNNIIIIGGNHDSPSFLNAPKEVLSMLNITVVGNATDDINEEIIEIKDSDGKTKLLVCAVPFLRERDISKFLEQENYADRTERINESIKNHYEQIAQVAENKRCELGMNIPIIATGHLSVLGGKRDTDDGVRETYIGNIQAISSDTFPKMFDYVALGHYHIPSVIKHHIRYSGSPIPMGFAEINQQKCVYVVDFHNEIDIQTIEIPVFQKMESIRGDKKHIENRIAELKETNSSVWVEVVYDGDEVFHNLSDWVSELVENSEIEILKLQNIQNLNKVLTQTDTTELLDNLDVFEVFDTMLEKNDISEAQREELRASYKEIVDSIQINNPL encoded by the coding sequence ATGAAACTCTTACACACTTCCGATTGGCATCTTGGTAGAACCTTGTATTCTAAGAAAGAGCGACACGACGAACATGCTGCATTTCTCGAATGGCTTGTTGGTACAATAGAAGGGCAAAAAATCGATTTGCTTATTGTAGCTGGAGATGTATTTAATACGCCTTCGCCGAGCAGTGCTTCACAAAAAATGTATTACGAGTTTTTGGTTAAAGCCACACAAATTGGCTGCAATAATATAATAATTATCGGTGGCAACCATGATTCTCCAAGTTTTCTGAATGCTCCAAAAGAAGTCTTGTCAATGCTAAATATTACAGTAGTTGGCAATGCAACAGACGATATAAATGAAGAAATTATCGAAATAAAAGATTCAGACGGTAAAACTAAACTTTTAGTTTGTGCAGTACCTTTTTTGAGAGAAAGAGATATCAGCAAGTTTTTAGAGCAAGAAAACTATGCAGATAGAACAGAGCGAATTAACGAAAGTATAAAAAATCATTATGAACAGATAGCACAAGTTGCTGAGAATAAGCGTTGTGAATTAGGAATGAATATTCCTATTATTGCAACCGGACACCTTTCAGTTTTAGGAGGAAAAAGAGATACAGACGATGGCGTTCGCGAAACTTACATTGGAAACATACAAGCCATAAGTAGCGATACTTTTCCCAAAATGTTCGATTATGTAGCATTAGGGCATTACCACATACCTTCTGTTATCAAACATCATATTCGTTATAGCGGTTCGCCAATTCCTATGGGATTTGCTGAAATCAATCAACAAAAATGTGTTTATGTTGTTGATTTTCATAACGAAATAGACATTCAAACTATTGAAATTCCTGTCTTTCAGAAAATGGAATCTATACGTGGAGATAAAAAACACATAGAAAATCGTATTGCAGAGCTTAAAGAAACGAATTCATCGGTTTGGGTTGAGGTGGTTTACGATGGCGACGAAGTTTTTCACAATTTATCTGATTGGGTCAGTGAATTGGTCGAAAATTCCGAAATTGAAATCTTAAAACTACAAAATATTCAAAATCTTAACAAGGTTTTAACTCAAACCGACACGACAGAACTATTGGATAATCTTGATGTGTTCGAGGTTTTTGATACCATGTTGGAGAAAAACGATATTTCCGAAGCTCAAAGAGAGGAATTAAGAGCATCTTACAAAGAAATAGTCGATTCTATTCAAATAAACAACCCGCTATGA
- a CDS encoding AAA family ATPase: MKILSLAFKNINSLAGENYIDFTDPIFANDGIFAITGKTGAGKSSILDAVALALYGKTPRVDVTGNDNPVMTRGEKDSYAEITFEVDGKKWKSAWKQERTRTGNLKPVSRQIADINDKIIADQVRTCDTKIVEIVGLTFEQFTKVVMLAQGSFTAFLQADKNDKGELLEQITGTEIYGEISKKVFERSKNETQKLQNIKLELEQIKVLSQEEKSNLTAEIESLQKDKQQIDIELKNTENAQKWLTDLANIENQIAETKKILPELVKKLEQVAEKHKIVENALKNAKAENEEQNEIFVKVRELDTKIKEKQSQFNSILKAIEDLEDRKKSLAGKIANDKETLSKTEKALKEKQNWASENAVYKELVSNFTALENEHNDILKHSEEIKKHDEQKKELKTTLAEKTDIATKATSLLKEKKDELTEKKNNFENLKSELTTILKGKQLADYQDEKENIIGFGTEIKNLIDVETSLATCKNEIANYDKSISQNQTLKRELLESIIRYDEKLQDLDKNIKLLEENIMLLSNIQSLEEHRQKLKDGEACPLCGATEHPYAVGNVPQMGEKEKQLQQLKSEHSEITKQYQTAMQSHAKTVSDIENAKNSKQKEEKTKSENFKKRENTLANILNISPEFTIADEAETIEFLEKIRSEKQKQYKQIEEIIRNAEKAEKSISTLRDKEIPDLQEVVQQLEKDKNTAETNQKLAEQQLKDKEKFIADLQKQLQTKNLVFAEKIEKYNVKTIDELRSCLDLWNKNEKEIDNLKGKISETTNEIALSETKQDETEKQLKDKYSEKEKINKENEQLTKSRTEIFGEKSVDEEEKRLKETLQKTEEEKNQAEKEHNQVNTELEKSKAVLTEKEKELIEKREQKITEKTLEELQTEYAEMKLKSDEFSQKIGANKQMFSANEENRKNFANKLQSKDNQQLICDKWNTLNELIGSSDGKKYRNFAQALTFEHLIGLANKQLRKMSDRYILKRTGDAGNPFELSVIDNFQNSEERTAQNLSGGEKFIVSLSLALGLSNMASRNMRIDTMFIDEGFGTLDNDYLDVALSALSSLQVEGKLIGVISHLTELKERIATHIEVVQKGNGHSEIRIVSS, encoded by the coding sequence ATGAAAATATTAAGTCTTGCCTTTAAAAATATAAATTCTCTTGCCGGCGAAAACTATATAGATTTTACAGACCCTATTTTCGCCAACGATGGAATTTTTGCAATAACCGGCAAAACCGGAGCGGGAAAAAGCTCAATTCTCGATGCTGTTGCTCTTGCTTTGTACGGGAAAACACCAAGGGTTGACGTAACAGGCAACGATAATCCCGTTATGACTCGTGGCGAAAAAGACAGCTACGCAGAAATTACTTTTGAAGTTGACGGTAAAAAGTGGAAATCGGCGTGGAAACAAGAACGAACACGCACAGGAAATCTTAAACCTGTAAGCAGACAAATCGCTGATATCAACGACAAAATCATAGCCGACCAAGTACGAACCTGCGATACGAAAATTGTTGAAATTGTAGGTCTTACATTCGAGCAGTTTACCAAAGTCGTAATGCTTGCACAGGGAAGTTTTACGGCATTTTTGCAAGCCGATAAAAACGACAAAGGCGAGCTGTTGGAACAAATTACCGGCACTGAAATTTACGGAGAAATATCTAAAAAAGTCTTTGAACGAAGTAAAAACGAAACACAGAAGCTGCAAAATATCAAACTAGAGTTGGAACAAATAAAGGTTCTTTCCCAAGAAGAAAAATCCAATTTGACAGCCGAAATCGAGTCTTTGCAAAAAGATAAGCAGCAAATAGATATCGAGTTAAAAAATACAGAAAACGCTCAAAAATGGCTTACCGATTTGGCAAATATTGAAAATCAAATTGCCGAGACCAAAAAAATACTTCCGGAATTGGTAAAGAAGTTGGAGCAAGTTGCAGAAAAGCATAAAATAGTTGAAAATGCCTTGAAAAATGCAAAAGCTGAGAATGAAGAACAGAATGAAATTTTTGTGAAAGTTAGAGAGTTGGATACCAAAATCAAGGAAAAACAATCGCAGTTCAATTCAATTTTGAAAGCAATAGAAGATTTGGAGGACCGCAAAAAATCTTTGGCAGGGAAGATTGCAAATGATAAAGAAACCTTATCAAAAACCGAAAAAGCTTTAAAAGAAAAACAAAATTGGGCATCGGAAAATGCAGTGTACAAAGAGCTTGTAAGCAATTTTACCGCATTAGAAAACGAGCACAATGATATTTTAAAACATAGCGAGGAGATAAAAAAGCACGATGAGCAAAAAAAGGAATTAAAAACAACTTTAGCAGAAAAAACTGATATAGCTACGAAAGCCACATCTTTGCTCAAAGAAAAGAAAGATGAGCTGACGGAAAAGAAAAACAATTTTGAAAATTTAAAATCTGAGTTGACAACAATTTTAAAAGGTAAACAACTTGCTGATTATCAAGATGAGAAAGAAAACATAATTGGTTTTGGAACAGAAATAAAAAATTTGATTGACGTTGAGACTTCACTTGCAACATGCAAAAACGAAATCGCAAATTATGATAAGTCTATAAGTCAGAATCAGACTTTAAAAAGAGAGCTTTTGGAAAGCATAATTCGATATGATGAAAAGTTGCAAGACCTTGACAAGAATATAAAATTGCTTGAAGAAAACATAATGCTTTTGTCCAACATTCAAAGTTTGGAAGAACATAGACAAAAGCTAAAAGACGGCGAAGCTTGTCCGCTTTGTGGAGCTACCGAGCATCCTTATGCAGTCGGCAACGTGCCACAGATGGGAGAAAAAGAAAAGCAGTTGCAGCAACTTAAATCCGAACATAGCGAAATAACAAAACAGTATCAAACGGCTATGCAAAGCCATGCAAAAACAGTTTCGGATATTGAAAACGCAAAAAATAGCAAACAAAAAGAAGAGAAAACAAAATCTGAGAACTTTAAAAAGAGAGAAAATACTCTTGCAAATATTTTAAATATTTCTCCTGAATTTACTATTGCTGACGAAGCCGAAACAATAGAATTTTTGGAAAAAATTCGTTCGGAAAAGCAAAAACAATATAAGCAAATAGAGGAAATAATTAGAAATGCAGAAAAAGCAGAAAAATCGATTTCAACTTTGCGAGATAAAGAAATTCCCGACCTGCAAGAAGTTGTTCAGCAGTTGGAAAAGGATAAAAACACAGCCGAAACGAATCAAAAACTTGCTGAGCAGCAGCTAAAAGATAAAGAAAAATTTATCGCCGATTTGCAAAAACAACTTCAAACTAAAAATTTAGTTTTTGCTGAGAAGATTGAAAAATATAATGTCAAAACAATTGATGAATTAAGAAGTTGTTTGGATTTATGGAACAAAAACGAGAAGGAAATTGATAATTTGAAAGGCAAAATTTCAGAAACGACAAACGAAATTGCCTTATCAGAAACTAAACAAGATGAAACCGAAAAACAGTTGAAAGATAAATACAGCGAAAAAGAAAAAATCAATAAAGAAAACGAACAATTAACCAAAAGTAGGACTGAAATTTTTGGTGAAAAAAGCGTTGATGAAGAAGAAAAAAGGCTAAAAGAAACGCTACAAAAAACTGAGGAAGAAAAAAACCAAGCCGAAAAAGAGCATAATCAAGTAAACACAGAATTGGAAAAAAGTAAAGCAGTTCTGACCGAAAAAGAGAAAGAACTTATTGAGAAAAGAGAGCAAAAAATTACTGAAAAAACGCTTGAAGAGTTGCAAACCGAATATGCTGAAATGAAGCTAAAGTCTGATGAATTTTCGCAAAAAATTGGAGCAAATAAGCAAATGTTTAGTGCAAACGAAGAAAACCGCAAAAATTTCGCCAACAAATTGCAATCAAAAGATAATCAACAACTTATTTGCGATAAATGGAATACGCTTAATGAGCTTATAGGTTCATCTGACGGGAAAAAATATCGCAATTTTGCACAAGCACTTACATTTGAACATTTGATAGGCTTAGCCAATAAACAATTACGCAAAATGTCCGACCGCTACATTCTGAAACGCACCGGTGATGCCGGCAATCCCTTTGAATTGTCGGTAATAGACAATTTCCAAAACAGCGAAGAACGTACCGCACAAAATCTTTCGGGTGGAGAAAAATTTATCGTTTCGCTTTCCTTAGCATTGGGTTTATCGAATATGGCAAGCCGAAACATGCGTATAGATACCATGTTTATTGACGAGGGCTTCGGCACGTTAGACAACGACTATTTGGATGTCGCCTTATCAGCACTGTCAAGTCTGCAAGTCGAAGGTAAACTTATAGGTGTTATCTCGCATCTCACCGAACTAAAAGAACGTATAGCTACACATATTGAAGTCGTACAAAAAGGCAACGGACACTCGGAAATACGGATAGTGAGTAGTTAG
- a CDS encoding DUF4143 domain-containing protein: MLPRKINFQDVENDSIFLWGARQTGKSTLLKMQFPDVRYIDLLKSDEFARYSRRPALLREELSLFPENELVIIDEIQKIPALLDEVHWLISNHRLRFILSGSSARKLRRSGVNLLGGRAIRKHLYPFVSAEIPEFDLIKACNNGMLPRHYLVENATNRLHAYVGDYLQQEIKAEALTRNLNTFTRFMEVAALSNGEILNYNNIASECGVSAPTVKEYFFILEETLVGYIIPAFTRNVKRRVVQSPKFYYFDVGIANFLLKRSSISPGSPEFGHAFEHFIIQELIAYIGYFRPLQNLSYWRTSSGYEIDAIIGNAEIAIEIKSSDEVQSHHTRSLKAFSEEFPNCRLIIVSLDKYARQLNNVEVYPALQFLSMLWNGDIF; this comes from the coding sequence ATGTTACCGCGAAAAATTAACTTCCAAGATGTCGAAAACGACAGCATTTTCCTTTGGGGAGCTCGTCAGACAGGTAAAAGTACATTACTTAAAATGCAGTTTCCCGATGTTCGGTACATCGATTTACTGAAATCTGATGAATTTGCTCGTTATAGCCGCCGCCCTGCACTCTTACGCGAAGAATTGAGTTTATTTCCCGAAAATGAATTAGTCATTATCGACGAAATTCAAAAAATACCTGCTTTACTCGACGAAGTGCATTGGCTGATAAGCAATCATCGTCTTCGCTTTATTTTGAGTGGTTCAAGTGCTCGCAAATTACGCCGAAGCGGTGTAAACTTGCTTGGCGGCAGAGCTATCAGAAAACATCTATATCCGTTCGTCAGTGCAGAAATTCCTGAATTTGACCTCATAAAAGCCTGCAATAATGGAATGTTGCCACGACATTATTTAGTAGAAAATGCCACAAATAGACTTCATGCTTATGTGGGTGATTATCTGCAACAAGAGATAAAAGCCGAAGCGCTTACACGAAACCTAAATACTTTTACTCGGTTTATGGAAGTTGCTGCACTAAGCAATGGAGAAATTTTGAACTATAACAATATTGCTTCGGAATGTGGTGTAAGTGCTCCTACCGTTAAAGAGTATTTTTTTATTTTGGAAGAAACTCTTGTCGGCTACATTATTCCTGCTTTTACTAGAAACGTGAAACGCCGCGTTGTTCAGTCGCCAAAATTTTACTACTTCGACGTAGGCATTGCTAATTTTCTTCTCAAAAGAAGCTCGATAAGTCCGGGTTCGCCTGAGTTTGGACACGCTTTCGAGCATTTTATCATTCAGGAATTAATTGCTTATATAGGATATTTCAGACCGCTTCAAAATCTGTCTTATTGGCGTACATCGTCAGGTTACGAAATAGATGCTATAATAGGAAATGCAGAAATTGCCATAGAAATTAAATCCTCCGATGAAGTGCAATCGCATCACACAAGAAGCTTAAAAGCATTTTCGGAAGAATTTCCCAACTGCCGACTTATCATTGTTTCATTAGATAAATACGCACGCCAATTGAACAACGTAGAAGTTTATCCTGCCTTACAATTTCTTTCAATGCTGTGGAATGGTGATATTTTCTAG
- a CDS encoding M64 family metallopeptidase, translated as MKSFKTIIRIGVLQLFVVLTSSISVKSQTFIVNPILYNGDPNKFINFVYMGDGYRAKELSTYMEHVANTCDYLFTNEPFMQYKNYFNVFAINVISNNSGAKHPRTAPDCPPKSKHPLLNADNYFGSTFDYDDIHRLLVPINNQRVYKVLLKNFPLYDGVFVLVNTPYYGGSGTWLATSSTHEYGHFILVHEIGHSFADLADEYWAGSIYAEEKANMTQETNPNLVKWKNWIGYDSVGIYRHGTGEAANWYRPHESCKMRVSRNPFCPVCTEAIVLKIIEHFGNPVLSYYPNRSNISLTEGDSIQFNLNIVKPNPNTIRVKWLLNGTVLNMNTDSITIFSNQLLTGINTLSAKVLDTTVFIRADNHEINNTFSVDWTINKNTTKPDFIKIYPVPVSDDLIIEIKDNEQIINFEIFNLLGKKVYEGNFVKKTIVKTDNFAPGVYIITLENGQLSEFRKFVKQ; from the coding sequence ATGAAATCATTTAAAACAATTATACGAATTGGTGTTTTACAATTATTTGTGGTATTAACATCATCAATAAGTGTAAAATCTCAAACATTTATAGTTAATCCAATATTGTATAATGGCGACCCTAATAAATTTATAAATTTTGTATATATGGGTGATGGTTATCGAGCTAAAGAACTTTCAACTTATATGGAACATGTAGCCAACACTTGCGATTATCTGTTTACAAATGAACCGTTTATGCAGTATAAAAATTATTTCAATGTATTTGCAATAAATGTAATATCTAATAATTCCGGAGCTAAACACCCCAGAACCGCACCGGATTGTCCGCCAAAATCAAAGCATCCTTTATTAAACGCTGATAACTATTTTGGTTCAACTTTTGATTATGATGATATCCACCGTTTATTAGTCCCGATAAATAATCAAAGAGTATATAAAGTATTGCTTAAAAATTTTCCGCTTTACGATGGCGTATTTGTGTTAGTAAATACTCCGTATTACGGAGGTTCAGGAACTTGGTTAGCTACTTCTTCTACACATGAATATGGACATTTTATATTAGTTCACGAAATTGGACATTCCTTTGCTGATCTTGCCGACGAATATTGGGCAGGTAGCATTTACGCCGAAGAAAAAGCTAATATGACACAAGAAACAAATCCAAATTTAGTGAAATGGAAAAACTGGATTGGATATGACAGTGTTGGCATTTATCGACACGGAACAGGCGAGGCTGCCAATTGGTACCGCCCACACGAAAGCTGTAAAATGCGCGTTTCTAGAAATCCATTTTGTCCGGTTTGTACAGAAGCTATTGTTCTAAAAATTATTGAACATTTTGGCAATCCTGTTTTATCATATTATCCTAATCGGTCTAATATTTCTTTAACCGAAGGAGATTCCATACAATTTAATTTAAACATTGTTAAGCCAAACCCAAATACAATAAGGGTTAAATGGCTATTAAACGGAACTGTTTTAAATATGAATACAGATTCTATAACAATTTTTTCTAATCAATTATTGACCGGAATCAACACGCTTAGTGCTAAAGTTTTAGATACAACTGTTTTTATTAGAGCAGACAACCATGAAATAAATAACACATTTTCTGTTGATTGGACAATAAATAAGAATACTACTAAACCAGATTTTATTAAAATATATCCGGTACCTGTTTCTGACGACTTAATTATTGAAATAAAAGATAATGAGCAAATTATAAATTTTGAAATATTTAATCTGTTAGGTAAAAAAGTTTACGAAGGTAATTTTGTAAAAAAAACAATTGTAAAAACAGATAATTTTGCTCCCGGCGTCTATATTATTACTTTAGAAAACGGACAATTATCTGAATTTAGAAAGTTCGTAAAACAATAG